A single Providencia manganoxydans DNA region contains:
- a CDS encoding helix-turn-helix transcriptional regulator, whose translation MDIKNSSIEKSCSNLSKEFYNCFDWNEIDITVNHLNIKKKEVYIISNNYEWQLMCWDDDLDLLVNERLNARIQYWRDYSEAFKRTLERASKRKLKIDFCDIHGDVIEIMTINSKSEIPPLDIMKIYQYKPVIVDYAYKIWRNNPNVTLPLRAKIEEVPIELSKGIKQKSKLIDIHGYMRFGNIRFTRKELITIRLFLSHYQIKEISAIQGCSDASEIKRIKNIKEKLGCPYVSSSGLFKALKEYGITLACLDTFIS comes from the coding sequence ATGGATATAAAAAATAGTTCAATAGAAAAATCATGCTCGAATTTATCTAAAGAGTTTTATAACTGTTTTGATTGGAATGAAATAGATATCACGGTTAATCATTTAAATATAAAAAAGAAAGAAGTTTATATTATATCTAATAATTATGAATGGCAATTAATGTGTTGGGATGATGATCTTGATTTATTAGTTAATGAGAGATTAAATGCAAGAATACAATATTGGAGAGATTATTCTGAAGCTTTTAAAAGAACATTAGAAAGAGCGAGTAAGAGAAAGTTGAAAATTGATTTCTGTGACATACATGGCGATGTAATTGAAATTATGACAATAAATTCGAAAAGTGAAATTCCCCCTTTAGATATAATGAAGATTTACCAATATAAACCAGTAATTGTTGATTACGCATATAAAATATGGAGGAATAATCCAAATGTCACTTTACCATTAAGAGCTAAAATAGAGGAAGTTCCCATTGAATTATCAAAAGGTATAAAACAAAAAAGTAAGCTAATTGATATACATGGATACATGCGATTTGGTAACATTCGATTTACGCGAAAGGAATTAATTACAATACGTCTATTTTTATCCCATTATCAGATAAAAGAAATTAGTGCTATTCAGGGATGCTCTGATGCATCAGAAATTAAACGGATTAAAAATATTAAAGAAAAATTAGGGTGTCCATATGTCTCTTCAAGTGGCTTATTTAAAGCATTAAAAGAGTACGGCATAACACTAGCTTGTCTAGATACGTTTATTAGTTAG